The following coding sequences lie in one Thalassoglobus polymorphus genomic window:
- the asnB gene encoding asparagine synthase (glutamine-hydrolyzing), with product MCGIAGVLFADGAQPVEEVRLREMADSIAHRGPDAEGIWKASGIGLAHRRLSIIDLSDGNQPIANEDGSVQVVFNGEIYNYRELQSELIAKGHRFRTNSDTEVLVHLYEEMGVEFVKRLRGMFAVALWDVKRQRLVLARDRVGQKPLYYFQDEKRVLFGSEIKAILSWGNIPREINLEALESYLTFGVVPGELSIFRNIHKLPAATTLVIDRNNWRATPQKYWQLNFEPDESKSLDQWIEELSNKFDETTDAHRIADVPVGAFLSGGVDSSAVVGSLMQSGTEAIKTFSIGFEEEAFSELPYAKIIAEKFQTEHIEETVTSDAVAGLADLVHYYDEPFADSSAIPTMAVCKVAHEHVKVVLSGDGGDEAFGGYSRYAHDLKEAKLRALLPQWFRKSILHQAAIIWPKADWLPRPMRLKTALTNLSLKDDAAYANTISLCRPDMRRELLRQDVSEHLNGYHPEDRIIRGFQQGNTSPLNGMLSADTSMLLPDDFLTKVDRASMAVGLEVRPPMVDHEFLELASKVPSSLKVKDGETKWIFKKACEKRLPLDIIWRRKQGFEIPADDWLRGPLREIFESQVLSQNSQVANFIEIKTAKKLYNAHLNKTGRYGSVLWSLLVLGCWMNHWCSE from the coding sequence ATGTGCGGGATCGCGGGTGTTCTCTTTGCTGATGGTGCTCAGCCTGTTGAAGAAGTACGGCTGCGCGAGATGGCGGATTCCATCGCGCATCGTGGACCGGATGCGGAAGGGATTTGGAAAGCGTCGGGAATCGGACTGGCTCATCGTCGACTTTCGATTATCGATCTCTCCGATGGAAATCAACCGATTGCGAATGAAGACGGATCCGTTCAAGTCGTCTTTAACGGCGAAATCTACAACTACCGAGAATTGCAATCGGAACTCATCGCAAAAGGGCATCGATTCCGAACCAACAGCGACACAGAAGTTCTTGTCCACCTGTACGAGGAGATGGGCGTTGAGTTCGTGAAACGGTTGCGAGGGATGTTTGCGGTTGCCCTCTGGGATGTGAAACGTCAACGGCTCGTACTGGCACGCGATCGCGTAGGACAGAAACCACTTTATTATTTCCAAGATGAGAAACGTGTTCTCTTCGGCTCTGAAATCAAAGCAATTTTGAGTTGGGGAAACATCCCAAGAGAGATCAATCTTGAGGCCTTAGAGAGCTATCTAACCTTCGGAGTCGTCCCCGGTGAACTCTCAATTTTCCGGAACATTCATAAGCTGCCCGCAGCGACAACGCTCGTAATTGATCGAAACAACTGGAGGGCCACTCCTCAAAAATACTGGCAGTTGAACTTCGAACCGGATGAATCAAAGAGTCTGGACCAGTGGATCGAAGAGCTCTCGAATAAGTTTGATGAAACGACAGATGCGCATCGAATTGCAGACGTTCCAGTCGGAGCGTTTTTGAGCGGGGGAGTCGATTCGAGTGCTGTCGTTGGATCACTCATGCAATCTGGAACCGAAGCGATCAAAACGTTTTCGATCGGTTTCGAGGAAGAAGCTTTCAGCGAACTTCCTTACGCCAAAATCATCGCAGAGAAATTTCAAACTGAACACATCGAAGAGACCGTCACTTCTGATGCCGTTGCCGGACTTGCAGACCTCGTCCACTACTACGATGAACCCTTTGCTGATTCCTCTGCGATCCCAACGATGGCAGTCTGCAAGGTCGCCCACGAACATGTCAAAGTCGTTCTTTCGGGAGATGGAGGGGATGAAGCCTTCGGCGGGTATTCGCGATACGCACACGACCTCAAAGAAGCCAAACTACGAGCCCTGCTCCCTCAATGGTTTCGAAAATCAATTCTGCATCAAGCTGCGATTATTTGGCCCAAGGCCGATTGGTTACCCCGTCCCATGCGGCTGAAGACAGCGCTTACAAATTTGTCCCTCAAAGACGACGCTGCATATGCAAATACGATTTCACTATGCCGTCCCGACATGCGACGCGAACTGCTTCGCCAAGATGTCAGTGAGCATCTCAACGGGTACCACCCAGAAGACCGCATCATCCGTGGCTTCCAGCAGGGAAACACGTCACCACTCAATGGCATGCTCTCCGCCGACACCTCAATGCTACTCCCTGACGACTTTTTAACGAAAGTTGACCGAGCCAGCATGGCCGTCGGACTTGAAGTACGACCACCGATGGTTGATCACGAATTTCTCGAACTTGCGTCCAAGGTCCCTTCGTCACTCAAAGTGAAAGATGGAGAGACCAAATGGATTTTCAAAAAAGCTTGCGAGAAGCGTCTTCCGCTAGACATTATCTGGCGACGAAAGCAGGGCTTTGAAATCCCCGCCGATGACTGGTTGCGGGGACCTCTGCGAGAGATATTCGAAAGCCAGGTCCTCTCGCAGAACAGCCAAGTTGCAAACTTCATCGAGATCAAAACCGCAAAAAAACTGTACAATGCTCACCTCAACAAAACCGGCCGCTACGGCAGCGTCCTCTGGTCCTTACTTGTCCTTGGCTGCTGGATGAACCACTGGTGTTCGGAGTAA
- a CDS encoding glycosyltransferase family 4 protein, translating to MNRVLPHNVLLLSNSPKIGGGNRSLLLLHQGLKSRGVAGSVVVPEEGPMAQACLAESVPYNLHEIDSPSWQRPDRAWLSARRWSRILQQSNADIIHANDTTTARSVAIAAWRADVPVVCHIRFPLGPEAIAWTFKRLPKPTAFIFNSHALKAECGPHFEQACPESKQYVVHNAVNLEQFYPSPKQSRKYRVGILANLIPIKGHIDFLQMARLILKQGCEMEFSLIGEDIHNTGYRSELEQIATDLGLSKSVQFLGHRNDIPELLAELDLLVCPSHVEPFGRCLIEAMACEKPVVATRVGGIPEVVDDGVTGLLVPASSPHSLAEAVLRIHSDSELANAMGKAGRKRVEKLFTPEAHAEAIHQVYDAALTVTDKRKSPKLATTVLED from the coding sequence ATGAACAGGGTACTTCCCCATAACGTATTGCTCCTATCCAATTCTCCCAAAATTGGCGGTGGCAACCGTAGCTTGCTATTATTACACCAAGGGCTCAAATCACGCGGAGTCGCTGGGAGTGTTGTGGTCCCCGAGGAAGGGCCAATGGCACAGGCATGTCTAGCAGAGTCGGTCCCCTACAATCTCCATGAGATCGACAGCCCCTCATGGCAAAGACCGGACAGGGCTTGGCTGTCCGCTCGTCGATGGAGTCGAATTTTACAACAATCGAATGCTGACATTATCCACGCAAACGACACCACAACCGCCCGGTCAGTCGCTATCGCTGCATGGCGGGCGGACGTGCCCGTTGTTTGCCACATTCGCTTTCCCTTAGGTCCCGAAGCAATTGCCTGGACTTTCAAGCGACTCCCCAAACCAACAGCGTTCATTTTTAACAGTCACGCCCTAAAGGCTGAATGTGGACCTCATTTTGAGCAAGCGTGCCCAGAGTCGAAGCAATATGTCGTCCACAATGCTGTGAACTTGGAACAATTTTACCCCAGCCCCAAACAGTCGAGAAAATATCGAGTTGGAATCTTAGCCAATTTAATTCCTATTAAAGGCCACATTGATTTCCTTCAAATGGCACGCTTGATTCTGAAACAAGGTTGTGAAATGGAATTCAGCCTTATCGGCGAAGACATTCACAACACTGGATACAGATCGGAACTAGAGCAAATTGCCACTGACTTGGGATTAAGCAAGAGTGTCCAGTTCCTTGGTCATCGAAACGACATTCCGGAACTGCTGGCCGAACTCGACTTGCTAGTTTGTCCATCTCACGTGGAGCCGTTTGGGAGATGCTTGATTGAAGCGATGGCGTGTGAAAAACCAGTTGTCGCTACGCGAGTTGGTGGAATCCCTGAAGTCGTTGACGATGGTGTCACTGGCTTGCTAGTTCCTGCATCTTCACCGCATTCACTCGCGGAGGCTGTGTTAAGAATTCATAGTGATTCTGAACTCGCGAACGCTATGGGAAAAGCCGGAAGAAAACGAGTCGAAAAATTATTCACACCGGAAGCCCATGCAGAAGCAATTCATCAAGTCTACGACGCAGCATTGACCGTCACCGACAAACGCAAAAGCCCGAAATTAGCCACTACAGTATTGGAAGATTAG
- a CDS encoding FemAB family XrtA/PEP-CTERM system-associated protein, with protein sequence MQKEIETISETPSSQPLTLEVLQNQDVLNSASEIWRDQALPDHPANDLRWLRVLAKGFGHRPLLLRAKRGESVIGQLPLAKVQGPIFGKFLVGLPYLNSGGVKTDDEAAAAMLIEQAIHLTDEHDCRYLELRHEEPRVNPGFNAELTTKIHMRLALQENVEAQRAALKASVRNQVKKGEKQGFTIHWGGPELLNDFYKVFSRRMRDLGTPVYGRKFFAAILDEFKDGAEFCSVRDGKRPIAVALLIHGSTVTEVPSASSLPEYNRTNANMLMYWNLLVRSVERGQTIFDFGRSTIDGPTFKFKKQWGCQQEPAIWQYYLREGNVDDMRPDSGKKKMLIELWKRLPVWLANIIGPWIVKGIP encoded by the coding sequence ATGCAAAAAGAAATCGAAACAATCTCTGAAACACCATCGAGCCAACCACTCACACTTGAGGTTCTGCAAAATCAAGATGTGCTGAATTCGGCGTCCGAGATCTGGAGAGACCAAGCGTTGCCGGATCACCCAGCTAACGACCTGAGATGGCTGCGGGTGCTTGCAAAAGGTTTTGGTCACCGCCCGCTCCTCTTGCGAGCCAAGCGTGGCGAGAGCGTGATTGGACAACTCCCATTGGCCAAGGTTCAAGGGCCAATCTTTGGAAAATTTCTTGTTGGCTTACCTTACCTGAACTCAGGAGGTGTCAAAACTGACGACGAAGCAGCTGCCGCGATGCTCATTGAGCAGGCCATCCACCTCACTGATGAGCACGACTGTCGCTACCTTGAACTTCGACATGAAGAACCGAGGGTGAACCCTGGTTTCAATGCGGAACTCACAACAAAAATTCACATGCGACTGGCACTCCAAGAAAACGTAGAAGCCCAACGAGCTGCCCTCAAGGCGAGTGTTCGCAATCAAGTCAAAAAAGGTGAGAAGCAAGGTTTCACAATCCATTGGGGTGGCCCCGAACTCCTCAATGACTTCTACAAGGTTTTCAGCCGGCGGATGCGAGACTTGGGGACGCCAGTTTATGGCCGAAAGTTCTTCGCTGCGATACTTGATGAATTCAAAGATGGCGCCGAATTTTGTTCTGTTCGCGATGGCAAAAGACCTATTGCTGTTGCGCTGCTGATTCATGGTTCAACAGTCACAGAAGTTCCGAGCGCGAGTTCACTTCCCGAATACAATCGAACAAACGCCAACATGCTGATGTATTGGAACTTACTCGTACGCAGCGTCGAACGGGGCCAGACGATTTTCGACTTCGGCCGTTCTACAATAGATGGGCCGACATTCAAGTTCAAAAAACAATGGGGCTGTCAACAAGAACCTGCCATCTGGCAATACTATCTCCGCGAAGGCAATGTTGACGATATGCGGCCCGACAGCGGAAAGAAAAAGATGTTGATCGAACTTTGGAAACGTCTTCCGGTCTGGCTCGCCAACATCATCGGCCCGTGGATTGTTAAAGGGATTCCTTAA
- a CDS encoding glycosyltransferase family 4 protein yields MKKILLLSEVFPPQNGGSGRWFWEIYSRLNREQVCIAAGEHEGAEEFDRQHELNVERLPLTLSTWGVASWSGFNGYWRIFKRVLKVVRREKITMIHAGRCLPEAVVAMAVKKLKGTPYVFYVHGEDVNTAWSSRELTFLVRRALNSATYCIANSQNTARLLQEDWGLPAEKIQVLHPGVDTQRFMPEERSLSIRESLGWGDRTVILTVGRLQKRKGQDMLIRALPAIREQFPDVLYSIVGDGAQRESLERLAEELGVKESLQFQGETTDEELAACYRQCDLFALPNREIDGDIEGFGMVLLEAQASGRPVLAGDSGGTAETMDIDKTGVIADCTSPEPLAEAILKLLNDEARREQMGREARGWVVSQFDWSALARQAGELFGVEVVAGLEGCSVAEGSEVASDAN; encoded by the coding sequence ATGAAAAAAATCTTACTACTCTCGGAAGTTTTTCCGCCTCAGAATGGGGGGTCGGGGCGGTGGTTTTGGGAGATTTATTCTCGGCTGAACCGGGAGCAGGTCTGTATTGCTGCCGGAGAGCATGAGGGGGCTGAGGAGTTTGATCGTCAACATGAGTTGAACGTAGAGCGATTGCCACTGACGCTTTCGACTTGGGGAGTTGCTAGTTGGTCGGGCTTTAATGGGTATTGGAGGATCTTCAAACGAGTGCTGAAAGTTGTGCGTCGCGAGAAGATCACGATGATTCACGCTGGTCGGTGCTTGCCGGAAGCGGTCGTGGCGATGGCTGTCAAAAAGCTCAAGGGGACGCCATACGTCTTTTATGTTCATGGCGAAGACGTCAACACCGCCTGGTCGAGTCGAGAATTAACCTTTCTTGTTCGCCGAGCTTTAAATAGCGCGACTTACTGTATCGCGAATAGTCAAAATACTGCACGGCTTCTTCAGGAAGATTGGGGATTACCTGCAGAGAAGATTCAGGTACTCCACCCCGGAGTCGACACTCAGCGTTTCATGCCAGAGGAGCGGTCTCTGAGCATTCGGGAATCTCTTGGATGGGGAGACCGGACAGTGATTTTAACGGTCGGTCGGCTACAAAAACGGAAGGGGCAAGACATGCTCATCCGTGCTTTGCCTGCGATCCGTGAACAGTTTCCTGACGTACTGTATTCGATCGTTGGTGATGGAGCGCAGCGCGAATCACTCGAACGACTTGCCGAAGAACTGGGCGTCAAAGAGTCACTTCAATTTCAAGGTGAGACGACCGACGAAGAACTTGCAGCCTGTTACCGACAATGCGACCTCTTTGCGTTGCCGAACAGGGAGATCGACGGTGACATTGAAGGTTTTGGCATGGTGTTACTAGAAGCTCAGGCCAGTGGTCGGCCTGTGCTTGCAGGCGATTCAGGTGGAACGGCAGAGACGATGGATATCGACAAGACTGGTGTTATTGCAGACTGCACTTCTCCGGAACCATTGGCTGAAGCCATCCTCAAATTACTGAATGATGAGGCTCGACGGGAGCAAATGGGACGCGAGGCAAGAGGCTGGGTTGTCAGCCAATTCGACTGGTCAGCACTCGCTCGGCAAGCGGGGGAGTTGTTTGGGGTTGAGGTTGTTGCGGGGTTGGAGGGCTGTTCTGTGGCGGAGGGGTCGGAAGTGGCGTCGGACGCGAACTGA
- a CDS encoding glycosyltransferase: protein MSTTGKMLVLTGNFPTVSQTFVLREIQAAKELGWSVHVIASGVGNETDLKQASEYGISQKEYSILNWRYCIPTFNCKNKKIIEAAERDKYGWYLSLKRKTYFKKLLKHAFVQQADLIHAHFVQWASEVGVGLSRILGIPLTIEAHDGHLPLYPKETLTKVQNTASAIGCVSNEWVDVWANKTGSREKLHWLPNGVDLGEFKIAPQKTSKTPVIISVSNCVEHKRPQDLLQAAAILKKKELDFKMVIVGGGPFLTRLRKLSSDLALNDTCRLIGAQPHSRVREEFLAADIFALCSERESFGIVTVEAMSSGLPTITSRTAGAKDIVLEGETGYTFNAGDVASLTQHLERLIKDHRLRRSMGLKGRDRASSKFSWQNHMNIVSGMWHMPETQKRTVPQSHEDPHE, encoded by the coding sequence TTGTCCACAACTGGTAAGATGCTGGTGCTCACAGGGAATTTCCCCACCGTCTCCCAGACATTTGTTCTCCGAGAAATTCAAGCCGCCAAAGAATTAGGCTGGTCAGTCCACGTAATTGCCTCTGGAGTTGGCAACGAAACTGACTTAAAACAAGCAAGTGAGTATGGTATCTCCCAGAAAGAATACTCGATACTCAACTGGCGATACTGCATCCCTACCTTCAATTGTAAAAACAAGAAGATCATCGAGGCGGCTGAGCGCGATAAATACGGTTGGTACTTATCATTGAAGCGAAAAACATACTTCAAAAAATTATTAAAACACGCGTTTGTACAGCAAGCCGACCTGATTCACGCACACTTTGTGCAATGGGCTTCAGAAGTAGGTGTGGGACTCAGCAGGATCTTGGGCATCCCGCTAACGATTGAGGCACATGATGGTCACCTGCCGCTGTATCCTAAGGAGACACTCACCAAGGTCCAAAACACCGCCTCGGCAATTGGCTGCGTAAGCAACGAATGGGTTGATGTCTGGGCAAATAAAACCGGAAGTCGTGAGAAACTTCACTGGCTTCCAAACGGTGTCGACTTAGGTGAGTTCAAAATCGCGCCCCAGAAAACAAGCAAAACTCCAGTTATCATCTCTGTCTCAAACTGCGTAGAACATAAGCGTCCCCAAGATCTTCTTCAAGCTGCAGCAATTCTTAAAAAAAAAGAGCTGGATTTCAAGATGGTAATTGTGGGCGGCGGTCCATTTCTGACACGACTCCGAAAATTGAGTTCTGATCTGGCATTAAATGACACATGCCGATTAATAGGAGCACAACCCCACAGTCGGGTCCGAGAAGAATTTCTGGCTGCAGATATTTTTGCGTTATGCAGCGAACGAGAGTCCTTTGGAATTGTCACAGTTGAAGCGATGTCATCAGGACTGCCAACAATCACTTCACGCACAGCAGGAGCTAAGGACATTGTCCTAGAAGGGGAAACAGGCTACACGTTCAACGCAGGCGATGTCGCGTCGCTAACGCAGCACCTTGAAAGACTCATCAAAGACCACCGACTTCGACGATCAATGGGACTGAAAGGAAGAGATCGTGCTTCGTCGAAATTTTCTTGGCAGAATCATATGAACATTGTTTCTGGCATGTGGCACATGCCAGAAACCCAAAAAAGGACTGTCCCTCAAAGCCATGAAGATCCCCATGAATAA
- the pelF gene encoding GT4 family glycosyltransferase PelF, whose translation MSPKITIVQLLHSMTVGGAEVLAAGLARRLGDRYRFVFVCLDSVGELGEQLRDEGFPLVVLHRGTGIDWTCSRALKEELKSQEATIVHAHQYTPFFYALTTGISGRRPPILFTEHGRFFPDLPNRKHAIFNRLLMRKNDRIVGVGEAVRKALVDNEGIPENRTQVIYNGIDLTKFEATDASARSRIRNELAIGENDFVVSLVGRLNDLKDHSTAIRTARRVAEQLPNFRMLFVGEGEERTKIEAEIREAQLEQTITLLGTRHDIPEILQASDVCFLSSLSEGIPLTLIEGMAAGLPVVATDVGGNSEVVIQDKTGYLAPSGDDETLASYLITLGKDPALRSRLGESGRQRARQHFSEIENHRRYQELYDAMSGIAST comes from the coding sequence ATGTCTCCTAAAATCACAATCGTTCAACTGCTGCATAGCATGACTGTCGGCGGTGCCGAGGTTCTTGCTGCAGGGTTGGCTCGGAGATTGGGGGATCGGTATCGGTTTGTTTTTGTTTGCCTCGATTCCGTCGGAGAGTTAGGAGAACAACTCCGTGATGAAGGTTTTCCTCTCGTCGTTCTCCATCGCGGAACAGGAATTGACTGGACTTGCTCGCGAGCATTGAAAGAAGAACTGAAATCACAAGAGGCAACAATCGTTCATGCCCATCAGTACACTCCATTTTTCTACGCATTGACCACCGGGATTTCCGGCCGTCGACCTCCCATTCTTTTTACCGAACATGGCCGTTTTTTCCCCGATCTTCCTAATCGAAAGCATGCCATCTTCAATCGACTGTTAATGCGAAAAAATGACCGCATCGTTGGCGTTGGCGAGGCTGTTCGTAAAGCTCTTGTAGACAACGAAGGAATCCCTGAAAATCGGACTCAGGTGATCTACAATGGAATCGACCTCACCAAATTTGAGGCAACAGACGCTTCTGCACGCAGCAGGATTCGTAACGAACTTGCAATCGGCGAGAATGATTTTGTCGTCTCACTTGTTGGTCGCCTGAACGATTTAAAGGATCACTCGACAGCGATTCGGACCGCCAGACGCGTCGCTGAACAGCTGCCGAATTTCCGAATGCTTTTCGTTGGCGAAGGAGAAGAGCGTACGAAAATTGAGGCAGAAATTCGTGAGGCACAACTTGAACAGACAATCACACTACTTGGGACACGCCACGATATTCCGGAAATCCTGCAAGCCTCCGATGTCTGCTTTTTGTCGAGCTTGAGCGAAGGAATTCCGTTGACGCTGATTGAAGGAATGGCTGCCGGACTGCCGGTTGTGGCGACTGACGTAGGCGGAAACTCTGAAGTTGTCATTCAAGATAAAACAGGCTATCTCGCCCCATCTGGAGATGATGAAACCCTTGCGAGTTACTTAATCACACTTGGGAAAGACCCGGCACTGCGAAGTCGACTCGGAGAATCTGGCCGCCAGCGGGCTCGTCAACATTTTTCAGAAATTGAAAACCACAGAAGATACCAGGAACTTTACGATGCGATGTCGGGCATCGCATCCACGTAA
- a CDS encoding sulfotransferase, translating to MNTIKKTVFKVFDKITQHQSGVDSLVRCLGPIFGKRFLTSGGIENTRAPYSDLPQSNDLNQTNSRSDIVLLTGRFRSGSTLLWNVFRQLDGTTSFYEPFNERRWFDPQTRGANVDGTHRQVNSYWEEYEDAEDLAEFYHEDWIRRGLYMDEGSWDGQMKRYLERMIEHSSGRPVLQFNRIDFRLPWFRHYFPNAKIIHIYRHPREQWCSTLQDISLFGPEDGTIEDFSSADKFYLRTWVNDLKPHFPFLAETSVHPYRHYYWIWKLSYLFGQQYAHHSLCFENLVAQPNQELKAVFDLLNIEIQDWTKIESIFEKPVTGRWQQYASNEWFRAHESECETVLDAFLGRSDATLKS from the coding sequence ATGAACACGATAAAAAAAACTGTATTCAAAGTTTTTGACAAAATCACTCAACATCAATCTGGTGTCGACAGCCTGGTGCGCTGCTTAGGTCCGATCTTCGGTAAGCGGTTTCTCACATCAGGAGGAATCGAAAACACTCGCGCCCCCTACTCTGATTTGCCTCAGAGTAACGATCTCAATCAAACAAATTCCAGAAGCGACATTGTTCTCCTGACTGGCCGATTCCGAAGTGGGTCGACTTTGCTTTGGAATGTTTTTCGTCAGCTTGACGGGACTACCAGCTTTTACGAGCCCTTCAATGAACGCCGTTGGTTTGACCCACAAACACGCGGCGCGAATGTTGATGGCACTCATCGTCAAGTGAACAGCTACTGGGAGGAGTACGAGGATGCTGAAGATCTTGCCGAATTCTATCACGAGGACTGGATTCGACGCGGGCTGTACATGGACGAAGGGAGTTGGGATGGCCAGATGAAGCGTTATCTCGAGCGGATGATTGAACACTCATCAGGTCGACCAGTCTTGCAATTCAATCGTATTGACTTCCGACTCCCTTGGTTTCGTCATTATTTTCCAAACGCAAAAATCATTCATATCTACCGGCATCCGCGTGAGCAATGGTGCTCTACGCTTCAGGACATTTCTCTATTTGGGCCAGAGGATGGGACAATTGAAGACTTTTCCAGTGCCGACAAATTTTACCTCAGAACTTGGGTCAACGACTTAAAGCCACATTTTCCATTTCTCGCTGAGACTTCAGTACACCCGTACCGACATTACTATTGGATTTGGAAGCTCTCCTATTTATTCGGGCAGCAGTACGCACATCATTCATTGTGCTTTGAGAACCTTGTTGCACAACCAAACCAAGAGCTTAAAGCAGTCTTCGATCTGCTCAATATCGAAATCCAAGACTGGACCAAAATCGAATCAATCTTTGAAAAACCAGTCACTGGACGATGGCAGCAATATGCTTCGAATGAATGGTTTCGAGCTCACGAGAGTGAGTGCGAAACCGTGCTCGATGCTTTCCTAGGCCGAAGTGACGCCACTCTGAAATCATGA
- a CDS encoding acyltransferase encodes MKETVKNLANFVASLLALPFVGCYQLSKALIGETQAFPGYSQAVSVLPGFCGIYFRKSFYRVVLPYVGRDACICFGTVFSHPGVSVGKTAYVGVGCMIGDVEIGDDVLIGSHVSIINGNRQHGIDRLDLPIREQVGVYPRITIGQDSWIGDRAIVMANVGKHCVIGAGSVVTKPVNDYEIVVGNPAKVIGRRDELQPAKDSV; translated from the coding sequence ATGAAAGAGACGGTAAAAAATCTGGCAAATTTCGTGGCGAGCCTTTTGGCCTTACCATTTGTGGGGTGCTACCAACTGAGCAAAGCACTAATCGGTGAGACACAGGCCTTTCCCGGTTACTCTCAAGCAGTGAGTGTTTTGCCGGGGTTTTGTGGTATTTACTTCCGCAAATCGTTCTACCGAGTCGTGTTGCCGTACGTCGGGAGAGATGCCTGTATTTGCTTCGGGACCGTTTTTTCGCACCCGGGGGTCTCGGTCGGAAAGACGGCTTACGTCGGTGTCGGGTGCATGATTGGTGATGTCGAGATTGGCGACGATGTCTTGATCGGCTCGCATGTTTCTATCATCAACGGAAACCGGCAACATGGAATCGACCGGCTGGATCTTCCAATTCGGGAACAAGTCGGAGTTTATCCACGAATCACGATTGGGCAGGATAGCTGGATTGGGGATCGGGCAATTGTGATGGCAAACGTTGGCAAACATTGCGTCATCGGTGCGGGATCGGTCGTCACAAAACCTGTCAACGATTATGAAATCGTTGTCGGAAACCCAGCCAAAGTCATCGGCCGTAGAGACGAACTTCAACCGGCAAAAGATTCTGTTTGA